A single window of Streptomyces aquilus DNA harbors:
- a CDS encoding class I SAM-dependent RNA methyltransferase has translation MQAEPKKSLVGVDFEVEVGPVAHGGHCIARTADGQVLFVRHALPGERVVARVTEGEEGARFLRADAVEILGASKDRIEAPCPFAGPGRCGGCDWQHAKPGAQRRLKGEVVAEQLQRLAGLTPEEAGWDGTVMPAEGDKLPAGEVPAWRTRVQYAVTPDGRAGLRRHRSHEVEPIDHCMIAAPGVSELGIEARDWSGMASVDAIAATGSQDRMVILEPRPGARLPLVELDKPVSVMRVDEKDGGIHRVHGRAFVRERADGRTHRVGSGGFWQVHPMAADTLVTAVMQGLLPRKGEMALDLYCGVGLFAGALADRLGDQGAVLGIESGKRAVEDARHNLADFDRVRIEQGKVESVLPRTGITEVDLIVLDPPRAGAGRKTVEHLAGLGARRIAYVACDPAALARDLGYFRDGGYRVRTLRVFDLFPMTHHVECVAILEPAAKGS, from the coding sequence ATGCAGGCAGAACCGAAGAAATCGCTGGTGGGGGTGGACTTCGAGGTCGAGGTCGGCCCGGTGGCCCACGGCGGGCACTGCATCGCCCGCACCGCCGACGGCCAGGTCCTGTTCGTCCGGCACGCGCTGCCCGGTGAGCGGGTCGTGGCGCGGGTGACCGAGGGCGAGGAGGGGGCGCGGTTCCTGCGTGCGGACGCCGTGGAGATCCTCGGCGCGTCCAAGGACCGCATCGAGGCACCCTGTCCCTTCGCCGGTCCCGGCCGCTGCGGTGGCTGCGACTGGCAGCACGCCAAACCGGGTGCGCAGCGCAGGCTGAAGGGCGAGGTCGTGGCCGAGCAGTTGCAGCGGCTCGCCGGGCTCACGCCCGAGGAGGCCGGCTGGGACGGCACCGTGATGCCGGCCGAGGGCGACAAGCTGCCGGCGGGTGAGGTGCCCGCGTGGCGGACGCGTGTGCAGTACGCGGTGACGCCGGACGGCCGTGCGGGACTGCGCCGGCACCGCTCGCACGAGGTCGAGCCGATCGACCACTGCATGATCGCGGCGCCGGGCGTCAGCGAGCTGGGTATCGAGGCGCGGGACTGGTCCGGGATGGCGTCGGTGGACGCGATCGCGGCGACGGGTTCGCAGGACCGCATGGTCATCCTGGAGCCCCGCCCGGGCGCCCGCCTCCCCCTCGTCGAACTCGACAAGCCCGTGTCCGTCATGCGCGTCGACGAGAAGGACGGCGGCATCCACCGCGTCCACGGCCGCGCGTTCGTGCGCGAGCGGGCCGACGGGCGGACGCACCGGGTGGGCAGCGGCGGCTTCTGGCAGGTCCACCCGATGGCGGCCGACACCCTGGTCACGGCGGTCATGCAGGGGCTGCTGCCGCGCAAGGGCGAGATGGCGCTGGACCTGTACTGCGGGGTGGGCCTGTTCGCGGGCGCGCTCGCCGACCGCCTCGGCGACCAGGGCGCGGTCCTCGGCATCGAGTCCGGCAAGCGGGCCGTCGAGGACGCCCGGCACAACCTCGCCGACTTCGACCGCGTCCGCATCGAGCAGGGCAAGGTGGAGTCGGTCCTGCCGCGCACCGGGATCACCGAGGTCGACCTCATCGTCCTGGACCCGCCCCGCGCGGGCGCGGGCCGCAAGACGGTGGAGCACCTGGCGGGGCTGGGGGCGCGGCGGATCGCGTACGTGGCGTGCGATCCGGCGGCGTTGGCCCGGGATCTGGGGTACTTCCGGGACGGGGGGTATCGGGTGCGGACGCTTCGGGTGTTCGATCTGTTTCCGATGACGCATCACGTTGAGTGCGTCGCGATCCTTGAACCGGCTGCAAAGGGCTCTTGA
- a CDS encoding amidohydrolase family protein, whose protein sequence is MSRILLRGAQVITMAPDRPDAEHADILVDGETIAAVGETIEAPDAEVVDFSGRVLVPGLVNAHLHTWQTALRSAGADWTLMQYLTHLHGACAGHYTPADLHISNLAGALNQLNCGTTTVGDWCHNALSLEHADAAVEGLVQAGIRAVFLHGTPYRSPDTPHPLAEIDRLLDGPVRDHDLLTLGMALQGPQYSSPETAVADFRAGAERGLVVSMHQSGGDPAPGWDAVRAAGLFSPLTNIVHGADLPEDWIKTLVAAGVTFTTTPENELGQGHGTPITGSLLSLGAAPSLGTDIDTAVPGTVLTAARIALAHQRSLDHAHHRQTTGTYANTPSVTGKQALAWATVEGAKALGLADKVGRIEPGMQADVVAVDARALNLWPAHDPIATVLHADIANIEAVMVAGTWRKRDHALLASGLDETKDRLRESGERLLRSIGPAGSPGNT, encoded by the coding sequence ATGAGCCGCATACTGCTGCGCGGGGCGCAGGTCATCACGATGGCGCCGGACCGGCCCGACGCCGAGCATGCCGACATCCTCGTCGACGGCGAGACCATCGCCGCCGTCGGCGAAACCATCGAGGCGCCCGACGCCGAGGTCGTCGACTTCTCCGGCCGCGTCCTCGTCCCCGGCCTGGTCAACGCCCATCTGCACACCTGGCAGACCGCGCTGCGCTCCGCGGGCGCCGACTGGACGCTGATGCAGTACCTCACCCACCTCCACGGCGCGTGCGCCGGGCACTACACCCCAGCCGACCTGCACATCAGCAATCTCGCCGGCGCCCTGAACCAGCTCAACTGCGGTACGACCACGGTGGGCGACTGGTGCCACAACGCCCTTTCCCTCGAACACGCCGACGCGGCCGTCGAGGGACTGGTCCAGGCCGGGATCCGGGCCGTCTTCCTGCACGGCACGCCCTACCGCTCGCCGGACACACCCCACCCGCTCGCCGAGATCGACCGGCTGCTCGACGGCCCCGTCCGCGACCACGACCTCCTCACCCTGGGCATGGCACTCCAGGGCCCGCAGTACTCCTCGCCGGAGACCGCGGTGGCCGACTTCCGAGCCGGCGCCGAACGCGGCCTCGTCGTCTCGATGCACCAGAGCGGCGGCGACCCCGCACCCGGCTGGGATGCGGTACGTGCTGCCGGGCTGTTCAGCCCCCTCACCAACATCGTGCACGGAGCCGACCTGCCCGAGGACTGGATCAAGACCCTCGTCGCAGCGGGCGTCACCTTCACCACCACCCCGGAGAACGAACTGGGCCAGGGGCACGGCACACCCATCACCGGATCCCTGCTGAGCCTGGGCGCGGCACCCTCGCTGGGCACCGACATCGACACCGCCGTACCCGGCACGGTCCTCACCGCCGCCCGGATCGCCCTGGCCCACCAGCGCAGCCTGGACCACGCCCACCACCGGCAGACGACCGGCACGTACGCCAACACACCGTCCGTCACCGGCAAACAGGCGCTCGCCTGGGCCACGGTCGAAGGAGCGAAGGCGCTGGGCCTGGCAGACAAGGTCGGCCGGATCGAGCCGGGCATGCAGGCCGACGTGGTCGCCGTCGACGCCCGGGCGCTCAACCTGTGGCCGGCGCACGACCCGATCGCCACGGTCCTGCACGCCGACATCGCCAACATCGAAGCCGTGATGGTCGCCGGCACCTGGCGCAAACGCGATCACGCCCTGCTCGCATCCGGCCTCGACGAGACCAAGGACCGGCTACGCGAGTCCGGAGAACGGCTGCTACGCAGCATCGGCCCCGCGGGCTCTCCCGGCAACACCTGA
- a CDS encoding FAD-dependent oxidoreductase, with protein MNSPQAIDVLIIGAGPSGSALAIDLVRRGLDVRIVDRSPHAFDGSRAKGIQPRSLEVLEDLGALDDVLAGGDIYPKLGIHAGPIGVPWKMFPHREATPDVPYPNTWLIPQFRTDRALHARLGELGREVEFGKELTELTQDEDTVTAKVVGADGVEEIVARYAVGADGGSSAVRKQLDIGFVGTTDEADRVLIVDASVSGLARNRWHMWPGLGGKLIGACPLPDSDMFQWMIRLTPDEKPPQEIGAIIDRIHSHTRNRHIQLHEIHWTSVFRPNIRLAKRYGRGRVFLVGDAAHVHTPAGAQGLNTGMQDGYNLGWKLGQVLAGADPALLDTYEAERQPIAAGVLGLSTEKWGGLAKLDPSSMKRGKDEQQLALTYYGGPLAPADGDSGDTGTLHVGDRAPDARLLGADGSETRLFTLFQGPHFTALAYGPGAARDLELLDWPPTGARLKRIAVGPSADFSDPEDTLRSAYGLTGDTLLLIRPDGYIGHIATRDLLTTTQAAVRAVTPEARSRTMSQQSRTSPGSGATE; from the coding sequence ATGAACAGTCCGCAGGCCATCGACGTCCTGATCATCGGTGCCGGCCCGTCCGGCTCCGCCTTGGCGATCGACCTCGTACGCCGCGGACTCGACGTCCGGATCGTCGACAGGTCCCCCCACGCTTTCGACGGCTCGCGCGCCAAGGGCATCCAGCCGCGCAGCCTGGAAGTCCTGGAAGACCTCGGCGCTCTCGACGACGTGCTGGCCGGCGGCGACATCTATCCCAAGCTCGGGATCCACGCGGGACCCATCGGGGTGCCGTGGAAGATGTTCCCCCACAGAGAGGCGACCCCGGACGTCCCGTACCCGAACACCTGGCTGATCCCGCAGTTCCGCACGGACCGCGCCCTGCACGCCCGGCTCGGTGAGCTCGGCCGCGAGGTCGAGTTCGGCAAGGAACTGACCGAGCTGACGCAGGACGAGGACACGGTGACCGCCAAGGTGGTGGGCGCGGACGGGGTCGAGGAGATCGTCGCCCGCTATGCCGTGGGGGCCGACGGCGGCTCCAGCGCGGTGCGCAAGCAACTCGACATCGGTTTCGTAGGGACGACGGACGAGGCCGACCGCGTGCTGATCGTGGACGCCTCCGTGAGTGGCCTGGCCCGCAACCGGTGGCACATGTGGCCCGGCCTCGGCGGCAAGCTCATCGGCGCCTGCCCGCTCCCCGACAGCGACATGTTCCAGTGGATGATCCGGCTCACGCCCGACGAGAAGCCGCCCCAGGAGATCGGCGCCATCATCGACCGGATCCACTCCCACACCCGCAACCGGCACATCCAGCTGCACGAGATCCACTGGACGTCCGTGTTCCGGCCCAACATCCGCCTGGCGAAGCGCTACGGCCGCGGACGTGTCTTCCTCGTCGGCGACGCCGCGCACGTCCACACCCCGGCCGGTGCCCAGGGCCTGAACACCGGTATGCAGGACGGCTACAACCTCGGCTGGAAGCTCGGCCAGGTCCTCGCCGGAGCCGACCCGGCCCTGCTGGACACCTACGAGGCCGAGCGGCAGCCGATCGCCGCCGGGGTCCTGGGACTGTCCACGGAGAAGTGGGGCGGCCTCGCCAAGCTGGACCCCTCCAGCATGAAGCGTGGCAAGGACGAACAGCAGCTCGCCCTGACCTACTACGGCGGCCCGCTCGCCCCCGCCGACGGCGACAGCGGCGACACCGGCACGCTGCACGTGGGCGACCGTGCCCCGGACGCCCGGCTGCTCGGCGCCGACGGCTCCGAGACCCGCCTGTTCACCCTCTTCCAGGGACCGCACTTCACCGCCCTCGCCTACGGCCCCGGCGCCGCCCGGGACCTCGAACTCCTCGACTGGCCGCCGACGGGCGCCCGGCTGAAGCGGATCGCCGTCGGACCGTCCGCGGACTTCTCCGACCCCGAGGACACACTGCGCAGTGCCTACGGCCTGACCGGCGACACCCTGCTGCTGATCCGTCCCGACGGCTACATCGGGCACATCGCCACTCGGGATCTCCTCACCACCACACAAGCCGCCGTGCGGGCAGTGACGCCCGAGGCAAGGAGCCGCACCATGTCCCAGCAGAGCCGCACCTCCCCCGGTTCGGGGGCCACTGAATGA
- a CDS encoding alpha/beta fold hydrolase, with amino-acid sequence MKYFVAPGEDRKLTADSREALRGSFIELSDGVTHYELTGPGDGDVVLMAGGLTIPLSYWDGLVSELHARGLRTLTYSAYGRGYSDRVPARYDETLFTRQLAELTDRLGLTDGPLHLVGTSMGALVSMTYAAHHRSSVSTLTIVGPAGLAKPRLASPDRLLRSDLLAGVVARRRGLQLLQGHLGHNVRDPELGAKLTEMVLDAFRFEGSLYAVFDTLQHLPLAGRDDLFRRTGALGIPTLLLWGDEDNVTPLVHFDTARALLKPQKDHVINKCGHMAPFERPRDVADQLVPFLSARTQRLDS; translated from the coding sequence ATGAAGTACTTCGTCGCCCCGGGCGAGGACCGCAAGCTCACCGCCGACTCGCGCGAGGCGCTGCGCGGCAGTTTCATCGAGCTGTCCGACGGCGTCACCCACTACGAGTTGACGGGGCCCGGGGACGGGGATGTGGTCCTGATGGCGGGCGGTCTGACCATCCCGCTGTCCTACTGGGACGGCCTCGTCAGCGAGCTGCACGCCCGCGGGCTGCGCACGCTGACCTACAGCGCCTACGGCCGCGGCTACTCCGACCGGGTACCGGCGCGATACGACGAGACGCTGTTCACGCGGCAGTTGGCGGAGTTGACGGACCGGCTCGGCCTGACGGACGGGCCCCTGCACCTGGTCGGCACCTCCATGGGCGCGCTGGTCAGCATGACGTACGCCGCCCACCACCGCTCGTCGGTGTCCACGCTCACCATCGTCGGCCCCGCCGGTCTCGCGAAACCGCGGTTGGCCTCCCCCGACCGGCTGCTGCGCAGCGATCTGCTGGCCGGAGTGGTCGCCCGCCGTCGCGGCCTTCAGCTGCTCCAGGGGCACTTGGGGCACAACGTCCGGGACCCCGAGCTCGGCGCGAAGCTGACCGAGATGGTCCTCGACGCGTTCCGCTTCGAGGGCTCGTTGTACGCGGTCTTCGACACCTTGCAGCACCTGCCGCTCGCCGGCCGTGACGACCTTTTCCGGCGGACGGGGGCGCTGGGCATTCCGACGCTGCTGCTGTGGGGCGACGAGGACAACGTCACGCCGCTGGTGCACTTCGACACAGCGCGCGCTCTGCTGAAGCCTCAGAAAGATCACGTAATCAATAAATGCGGGCATATGGCCCCCTTCGAACGGCCTCGCGACGTCGCCGATCAGCTCGTCCCGTTCCTGTCCGCACGCACGCAAAGGCTCGACTCATGA
- a CDS encoding alpha/beta fold hydrolase, with the protein MSTWSEPQPDSRFVEVDGLRIHYKRAGHGPALVLLHGSASSLHHFDRVADLLWDSFDVIRPDLPAFGLTGPRKDRDYRVPAYAATVAGFMEALGVPRFTLAGNSLGGNIAWNVALDHPERLTGLVLVNATGYPEKTVPAGMRLARNPLVRPLLRRVMPRGALERNLREAVGPHSQIVDDAMVDRAHQLMSRPGNRSAFVDFCNTDQPDRSAQIPRITVPTLVLRSASIDGQHFTRDIPGARELVHPHGGHLLPEEEPQWVADAIAKFLGSRAETPAN; encoded by the coding sequence ATGAGTACCTGGTCCGAGCCCCAGCCCGATTCCCGGTTCGTCGAGGTGGACGGCCTGCGGATCCACTACAAGCGTGCTGGTCACGGCCCGGCACTCGTGCTGCTGCACGGCAGTGCCTCATCCCTGCATCACTTCGACCGCGTGGCGGATCTGCTGTGGGATTCGTTCGATGTCATCCGTCCCGACCTGCCGGCGTTCGGGCTGACGGGCCCGCGCAAGGACCGCGACTACCGCGTTCCGGCGTACGCCGCGACGGTGGCGGGCTTCATGGAGGCGCTGGGCGTGCCGCGCTTCACGCTGGCCGGCAATTCCCTGGGCGGCAACATCGCCTGGAACGTGGCGCTGGATCATCCGGAGCGGCTGACCGGCCTGGTGCTGGTCAATGCCACCGGCTACCCGGAGAAGACGGTGCCCGCGGGGATGCGCCTGGCCCGCAACCCGCTGGTGCGGCCCCTGCTGAGGCGAGTGATGCCGCGCGGGGCACTCGAACGCAACCTGCGAGAGGCCGTCGGGCCGCATTCGCAGATCGTGGACGACGCCATGGTGGACCGCGCCCATCAGCTCATGAGCCGCCCCGGCAACCGCTCGGCCTTCGTCGACTTCTGCAACACCGACCAGCCGGACCGCAGCGCGCAGATCCCCCGCATCACGGTGCCCACGCTGGTGCTGCGCAGCGCGAGCATCGACGGCCAGCACTTCACCCGCGACATCCCCGGCGCGCGGGAGCTCGTCCACCCCCACGGCGGACATCTGCTGCCGGAGGAGGAACCGCAGTGGGTCGCGGACGCGATCGCGAAGTTCCTCGGCTCGCGCGCCGAGACCCCCGCGAACTAG
- a CDS encoding flavodoxin family protein → MTSESASPATSPADASDASYRFDDLTALYVNCTLKPSPQLSHTQGLIDKSAEIMMSRGVTTSEIRAVDHDIAPGVYPDMTEHGFAVDEWPALYERVMAADILVIAGPIWLGDNSSVTKKVIERLYACSSLLNSQGQYAYYGRVGGCLITGNEDGVKHCAMNVLYSLQHLGYTIPPQADAGWIGPAGPGPSYLDAGSGGPENDFTNRNTSFMTWNLMHLAALLKRAGGVPAYGNQRSQWDAGCRPGAENPEHR, encoded by the coding sequence ATGACATCCGAATCCGCGTCCCCAGCCACGTCGCCGGCCGACGCCTCCGACGCCTCGTACCGCTTCGACGACCTGACCGCCTTGTACGTCAACTGCACCCTCAAGCCGTCCCCGCAGCTCAGTCACACCCAGGGGCTGATCGACAAGAGCGCGGAGATCATGATGTCGCGCGGGGTGACCACGTCCGAGATCCGTGCCGTCGACCACGACATCGCGCCCGGCGTCTATCCGGACATGACCGAGCACGGCTTCGCCGTCGACGAGTGGCCCGCGCTCTACGAGCGGGTGATGGCCGCGGACATCCTGGTCATCGCCGGGCCGATCTGGCTGGGCGACAACAGCTCGGTGACGAAGAAGGTGATCGAGCGGCTCTACGCCTGCTCGTCCCTGCTCAACTCGCAAGGGCAGTACGCCTATTACGGCCGCGTCGGCGGCTGTCTCATCACCGGCAACGAGGACGGCGTCAAGCACTGCGCGATGAACGTCCTCTACAGCCTCCAGCACCTCGGCTACACGATCCCGCCGCAGGCCGACGCCGGCTGGATCGGTCCGGCGGGACCCGGACCGTCGTATCTCGACGCCGGTTCGGGCGGCCCGGAGAACGACTTCACCAACCGCAACACCTCGTTCATGACCTGGAACCTCATGCACCTCGCCGCGCTGCTGAAGCGGGCCGGGGGCGTCCCCGCGTACGGCAACCAGCGGTCCCAGTGGGACGCCGGGTGCCGGCCGGGGGCGGAGAATCCGGAGCACCGGTGA
- a CDS encoding TerD family protein: MRGRLARTWGSDRVSGVGDGLGKVEVKLRWDPSPYGEPPRHLDIIAATYSVDDPHGRPVYVVHHDSRSPDGTINMTRHSETGMGYGFVEAMVLEFDRVSSAYGRVVVGVGIHQDSGPRTFGEIANAGVVVVEGYRPLLADDFTTVADATAATVVEFTRDESGAWRFRGMVRGYDSDPVLFAAEMGTMRR; encoded by the coding sequence ATGCGGGGACGTCTCGCCAGGACGTGGGGGAGTGACCGGGTGAGCGGTGTGGGGGACGGGCTGGGCAAGGTCGAGGTGAAGCTTCGCTGGGATCCGAGCCCGTACGGGGAACCTCCTCGGCATCTCGACATCATCGCCGCGACCTACTCGGTCGACGATCCTCACGGGCGGCCGGTGTATGTCGTGCACCACGACAGCCGGTCCCCGGACGGCACGATCAACATGACCCGGCACAGCGAGACCGGCATGGGGTACGGGTTCGTCGAGGCGATGGTGCTGGAGTTCGACCGGGTGTCGTCCGCCTACGGGCGGGTGGTGGTCGGGGTGGGCATCCATCAGGACAGCGGTCCCCGCACGTTCGGCGAGATCGCCAACGCCGGGGTGGTCGTCGTGGAGGGCTATCGGCCGCTGCTCGCCGACGACTTCACGACGGTCGCCGACGCCACGGCCGCGACGGTCGTGGAGTTCACCAGGGACGAGTCGGGGGCGTGGCGGTTCCGCGGCATGGTCCGGGGATACGACAGCGATCCGGTGCTCTTCGCCGCCGAGATGGGCACCATGCGGCGGTGA